One Streptomyces dangxiongensis genomic window, GATCGTCCACACCGCCAAGTCGGGCAGGACCGAGGGTGTGACCAAGGCGAACAAGGCGGTCCTCAAGCCGGCCTCCCTCAAGCCGCAGATCTCCGCCGCCAAGGCCGAGAAGCAGGCGGTGTCCGCCGCCAGAACCCTCGGCTCCGCCAAGACCACCGCGGACGGCGCCCGCAAGGTGATCTGGGCCGGCTCCGGCAAGCCCGTCCTCGCCTACGAGACGGTCGTCGGCGGCCTCCAGGACGACGGCACCCCGAACCAACTGCACGTCGTCACCGACGCGGCCACGGGCAAGAAGCTCTTCGAGTACCAGGGCATCGAGAACGCGACCGGCACCGGCAAGACGCTGTACTCCGGCACGGTCAGCCTCAACAGCACGCAGTCGGGCTCGACGTACCAGCTCACCGACGGCGCCCGGGGCGGTCACAAGACCTACAACCTGGCCCGCAAGACGTCCGGCACGGGCACCCTGGTGGCCAGCTCGACCAACGTCTTCGGCACCGGCACCGCCTCCAGCTCCTCCTCGGACCAGACCGCGGCCGCCGACGCCGCCTACGGTGCGGCGGAGACCTGGGACTTCTACAAGAACACCTTCGGCCGCAACGGCATCAAGAACAACGGTGTCGGCGCCTACTCCCGCGTCCACTACGGCAACGCGTACGTCAACGCGTTCTGGGACGACGGCTGCTTCTGCATGACCTACGGTGACGGCTCCGGCAACGTCGACCCGCTGACCTCGCTGGACGTGGCCGGCCACGAGATGAGCCACGGCGTCACCTCCAACACCGCCGGCCTGAACTACTCCGGCGAGTCCGGCGGTCTGAACGAGGCCACCTCGGACATCTTCGGCACGGGTGTGGAGTTCTACGCGAACAACGCCTCCGACGTCGGTGACTACCTCATCGGCGAGAAGATCGACATCAACGGCGACGGCTCGCCGCTGCGCTACATGGACAAGCCCAGCAAGGACGGCGGCTCGGCGGACTACTGGTCCTCCTCCGTCGGCAACAAGGACGTCCACTACTCGTCCGG contains:
- a CDS encoding M4 family metallopeptidase, whose protein sequence is MSPLYARHKRTTLAIATAVAAGALLTTGLTTGASAAPAGSAAAKPLAAAPTTLSTAARTSLLQKAQAGAAETAQHIGLGAKEKLVAKDVVKDVDGTVHTRYERTYAGLPVLGGDLIVHTAKSGRTEGVTKANKAVLKPASLKPQISAAKAEKQAVSAARTLGSAKTTADGARKVIWAGSGKPVLAYETVVGGLQDDGTPNQLHVVTDAATGKKLFEYQGIENATGTGKTLYSGTVSLNSTQSGSTYQLTDGARGGHKTYNLARKTSGTGTLVASSTNVFGTGTASSSSSDQTAAADAAYGAAETWDFYKNTFGRNGIKNNGVGAYSRVHYGNAYVNAFWDDGCFCMTYGDGSGNVDPLTSLDVAGHEMSHGVTSNTAGLNYSGESGGLNEATSDIFGTGVEFYANNASDVGDYLIGEKIDINGDGSPLRYMDKPSKDGGSADYWSSSVGNKDVHYSSGVANHFFYLLSEGSGAKTINGVSYNSPTYNGAAVTGIGRAKALQIWYKALTTYMTSTTNYKAARTATLNAASALYGSTSAEYKAVAAAWTGVNVS